A stretch of Vigna angularis cultivar LongXiaoDou No.4 chromosome 4, ASM1680809v1, whole genome shotgun sequence DNA encodes these proteins:
- the LOC108331540 gene encoding uncharacterized protein LOC108331540 isoform X1: MPSLKMKSKVSVSCLTETKDLHVCSKSKVIAKSPCSKIMISTQKAEIDTTYLDVSSRTQPKDIACDQSVDSKEFLDKEKSESEHQFSVCSSVLGKMELTNPCTASLETIFSPAFEPIEDHSQHYTEKDAGSIGDANLEGLGADEGRTICGYETCDVSDFYISDMIITSLPFGGNSFDDDISETNCLSDYASAEPSMFTASEQYMILPALEDDIKVGCTSDLISFEETVMVRESASLYSAMCQIRSCNQELDVKSDLDKSECFDPQSFIKNLPDLSEIEGNGQPTLIPKQSPRRKSITLVLDLDETLVHSTLEHCDDADFTFSVFFNMKEYTVYVKQRPYLHAFLERVSEMFEVVIFTASQSIYAKQLLDILDPDGRFISRRMYRESCLFSDGNYTKDLTILGVDLAKVAIIDNSPQVFRLQVNNGIPIKSWFDDPLDCALMSLLPFLETLADADDVRPIIAKRYGLNWKPSSLIISIELSRFESRISVTLSRVSTYKSTLVQWTCLRSVKKILLDYPSNGCLIEFELWDQLSLFQKIQPQLPFYLVKHIWAFVEIFELYKGTS; encoded by the exons ATGCCATCCCTAAAAATGAAGAGCAAAGTAAGCGTGAGCTGTTTAACAGAAACAAAGGACCTTCATGTGTGTTCGAAATCAAAAGTTATCGCCAAAAGCCCATGTTCTAAAATCATGATCTCTACACAGAAGGCTGAAATAGACACTACTTACCTAGATG TTTCCTCAAGGACACAGCCGAAAGACATAGCATGCGATCAATCTGTTGACAGCAAAGAATTTCTGGATAAAGAGAAGTCTGAATCAGAGCACCAATTTTCTGTTTGTTCTTCTGTCCTGGGAAAAATG GAACTAACCAACCCCTGTACAGCAAGCttagaaacaatattttctCCTGCTTTTGAGCCCATTGAAGATCATTCACAACATTATACTGAAAAAGATGCAG GGAGCATTGGTGATGCAAACTTGGAAGGACTGGGAGCTGATGAGGGAAGAACCATATGTGGTTATGAGACATGTGATGTGTCTGACTTTTACATTTCTGACATGATCATTACAAGCTTACCCTTTGGTGGAAATTCCTTTGATGATGATATCAGTGAAACCAACTGTCTATCTGATTATGCATCTGCTGAGCCTTCCATGTTTACTGCATCTGAACAGTACATGATCCTGCCTGCTCTCGAAGATGATATTAAAGTTGGCTGTACTTCTGATCTCATATCATTTGAAGAAACTGTGATGGTTCGAGAAAGTGCCAGTTTGTATTCGGCAATGTGTCAGATAAGATCCTGCAACCAGGAGTTAGATGTTAAAAGTGACTTGGATAAATCAGAGTGCTTTGATCCACAATCATTTATCAAGAATCTACCAGATCTATCAGAAATAGAAGGGAATGGGCAGCCAACCCTAATTCCTAAGCAATCTccaagaagaaaatcaataacTCTAGTGCTTGATTTAGATg AAACGCTTGTTCATTCTACACTGGAACACTGTGATGATGCGGATTTCACTTTTAGTGTTTTCTTCAATATGAAAGAATACACGGTATATGTGAAACAAAGGCCTTATCTCCATGCATTCTTGGAGAGAGTATCAGAGATGTTTGAAGTAGTTATTTTTACTGCCAGCCAGAGCATATATGCGAAGCAACTACTTGATATATTGGATCCTGATGGAAGATTTATCTCTCGTCGCATGTATAGAGAATCATGCCTTTTCTCAGATGGAAATTACACAAAAGATCTTACTATATTAGGTGTTGATCTTGCAAAAGTTGCTATAATTGATAATTCACCTCAG GTTTTCCGGTTGCAAGTGAATAATGGTATTCCTATAAAGAGTTGGTTTGATGATCCATTAGATTGCGCACTGATGTCACTACTTCCTTTTCTTGAGACCTTGGCTGATGCTGATGATGTCCGCCCTATCATAGCAAAGAGATATG GTCTGAATTGGAAGCCATCATCCTTGATAATTTCAATTGAGTTGTCAAGATTTGAGAG CCGTATCAGTGTAACCCTCTCCAGAGTATCGACTTATAAGTCAACCTTAGTGCAGTGGACTTGTTTGAG GTCTgtgaagaaaattttattagattatcCCTCTAATGGCTGTTTGATAG AATTCGAACTTTGGGACCAACTTTCTCTATTCCAAAAAATTCAGCCACAACTTCCTTTTTATTTAGTAAAACATATTTGGGCCtttgttgaaatttttgaaCTCTATAAAGGAACATCctaa
- the LOC108331540 gene encoding uncharacterized protein LOC108331540 isoform X4 — protein MPSLKMKSKVSVSCLTETKDLHVCSKSKVIAKSPCSKIMISTQKAEIDTTYLDVSSRTQPKDIACDQSVDSKEFLDKEKSESEHQFSVCSSVLGKMELTNPCTASLETIFSPAFEPIEDHSQHYTEKDAGSIGDANLEGLGADEGRTICGYETCDVSDFYISDMIITSLPFGGNSFDDDISETNCLSDYASAEPSMFTASEQYMILPALEDDIKVGCTSDLISFEETVMVRESASLYSAMCQIRSCNQELDVKSDLDKSECFDPQSFIKNLPDLSEIEGNGQPTLIPKQSPRRKSITLVLDLDETLVHSTLEHCDDADFTFSVFFNMKEYTVYVKQRPYLHAFLERVSEMFEVVIFTASQSIYAKQLLDILDPDGRFISRRMYRESCLFSDGNYTKDLTILGVDLAKVAIIDNSPQVFRLQVNNGIPIKSWFDDPLDCALMSLLPFLETLADADDVRPIIAKRYGLNWKPSSLIISIELSRFERSVKKILLDYPSNGCLIEFELWDQLSLFQKIQPQLPFYLVKHIWAFVEIFELYKGTS, from the exons ATGCCATCCCTAAAAATGAAGAGCAAAGTAAGCGTGAGCTGTTTAACAGAAACAAAGGACCTTCATGTGTGTTCGAAATCAAAAGTTATCGCCAAAAGCCCATGTTCTAAAATCATGATCTCTACACAGAAGGCTGAAATAGACACTACTTACCTAGATG TTTCCTCAAGGACACAGCCGAAAGACATAGCATGCGATCAATCTGTTGACAGCAAAGAATTTCTGGATAAAGAGAAGTCTGAATCAGAGCACCAATTTTCTGTTTGTTCTTCTGTCCTGGGAAAAATG GAACTAACCAACCCCTGTACAGCAAGCttagaaacaatattttctCCTGCTTTTGAGCCCATTGAAGATCATTCACAACATTATACTGAAAAAGATGCAG GGAGCATTGGTGATGCAAACTTGGAAGGACTGGGAGCTGATGAGGGAAGAACCATATGTGGTTATGAGACATGTGATGTGTCTGACTTTTACATTTCTGACATGATCATTACAAGCTTACCCTTTGGTGGAAATTCCTTTGATGATGATATCAGTGAAACCAACTGTCTATCTGATTATGCATCTGCTGAGCCTTCCATGTTTACTGCATCTGAACAGTACATGATCCTGCCTGCTCTCGAAGATGATATTAAAGTTGGCTGTACTTCTGATCTCATATCATTTGAAGAAACTGTGATGGTTCGAGAAAGTGCCAGTTTGTATTCGGCAATGTGTCAGATAAGATCCTGCAACCAGGAGTTAGATGTTAAAAGTGACTTGGATAAATCAGAGTGCTTTGATCCACAATCATTTATCAAGAATCTACCAGATCTATCAGAAATAGAAGGGAATGGGCAGCCAACCCTAATTCCTAAGCAATCTccaagaagaaaatcaataacTCTAGTGCTTGATTTAGATg AAACGCTTGTTCATTCTACACTGGAACACTGTGATGATGCGGATTTCACTTTTAGTGTTTTCTTCAATATGAAAGAATACACGGTATATGTGAAACAAAGGCCTTATCTCCATGCATTCTTGGAGAGAGTATCAGAGATGTTTGAAGTAGTTATTTTTACTGCCAGCCAGAGCATATATGCGAAGCAACTACTTGATATATTGGATCCTGATGGAAGATTTATCTCTCGTCGCATGTATAGAGAATCATGCCTTTTCTCAGATGGAAATTACACAAAAGATCTTACTATATTAGGTGTTGATCTTGCAAAAGTTGCTATAATTGATAATTCACCTCAG GTTTTCCGGTTGCAAGTGAATAATGGTATTCCTATAAAGAGTTGGTTTGATGATCCATTAGATTGCGCACTGATGTCACTACTTCCTTTTCTTGAGACCTTGGCTGATGCTGATGATGTCCGCCCTATCATAGCAAAGAGATATG GTCTGAATTGGAAGCCATCATCCTTGATAATTTCAATTGAGTTGTCAAGATTTGAGAG GTCTgtgaagaaaattttattagattatcCCTCTAATGGCTGTTTGATAG AATTCGAACTTTGGGACCAACTTTCTCTATTCCAAAAAATTCAGCCACAACTTCCTTTTTATTTAGTAAAACATATTTGGGCCtttgttgaaatttttgaaCTCTATAAAGGAACATCctaa
- the LOC108331540 gene encoding uncharacterized protein LOC108331540 isoform X2, translating to MPSLKMKSKVSVSCLTETKDLHVCSKSKVIAKSPCSKIMISTQKAEIDTTYLDVSSRTQPKDIACDQSVDSKEFLDKEKSESEHQFSVCSSVLGKMELTNPCTASLETIFSPAFEPIEDHSQHYTEKDAGSIGDANLEGLGADEGRTICGYETCDVSDFYISDMIITSLPFGGNSFDDDISETNCLSDYASAEPSMFTASEQYMILPALEDDIKVGCTSDLISFEETVMVRESASLYSAMCQIRSCNQELDVKSDLDKSECFDPQSFIKNLPDLSEIEGNGQPTLIPKQSPRRKSITLVLDLDETLVHSTLEHCDDADFTFSVFFNMKEYTVYVKQRPYLHAFLERVSEMFEVVIFTASQSIYAKQLLDILDPDGRFISRRMYRESCLFSDGNYTKDLTILGVDLAKVAIIDNSPQVFRLQVNNGIPIKSWFDDPLDCALMSLLPFLETLADADDVRPIIAKRYELVPLSSQLTNVEFCVSLKSRISVTLSRVSTYKSTLVQWTCLRSVKKILLDYPSNGCLIEFELWDQLSLFQKIQPQLPFYLVKHIWAFVEIFELYKGTS from the exons ATGCCATCCCTAAAAATGAAGAGCAAAGTAAGCGTGAGCTGTTTAACAGAAACAAAGGACCTTCATGTGTGTTCGAAATCAAAAGTTATCGCCAAAAGCCCATGTTCTAAAATCATGATCTCTACACAGAAGGCTGAAATAGACACTACTTACCTAGATG TTTCCTCAAGGACACAGCCGAAAGACATAGCATGCGATCAATCTGTTGACAGCAAAGAATTTCTGGATAAAGAGAAGTCTGAATCAGAGCACCAATTTTCTGTTTGTTCTTCTGTCCTGGGAAAAATG GAACTAACCAACCCCTGTACAGCAAGCttagaaacaatattttctCCTGCTTTTGAGCCCATTGAAGATCATTCACAACATTATACTGAAAAAGATGCAG GGAGCATTGGTGATGCAAACTTGGAAGGACTGGGAGCTGATGAGGGAAGAACCATATGTGGTTATGAGACATGTGATGTGTCTGACTTTTACATTTCTGACATGATCATTACAAGCTTACCCTTTGGTGGAAATTCCTTTGATGATGATATCAGTGAAACCAACTGTCTATCTGATTATGCATCTGCTGAGCCTTCCATGTTTACTGCATCTGAACAGTACATGATCCTGCCTGCTCTCGAAGATGATATTAAAGTTGGCTGTACTTCTGATCTCATATCATTTGAAGAAACTGTGATGGTTCGAGAAAGTGCCAGTTTGTATTCGGCAATGTGTCAGATAAGATCCTGCAACCAGGAGTTAGATGTTAAAAGTGACTTGGATAAATCAGAGTGCTTTGATCCACAATCATTTATCAAGAATCTACCAGATCTATCAGAAATAGAAGGGAATGGGCAGCCAACCCTAATTCCTAAGCAATCTccaagaagaaaatcaataacTCTAGTGCTTGATTTAGATg AAACGCTTGTTCATTCTACACTGGAACACTGTGATGATGCGGATTTCACTTTTAGTGTTTTCTTCAATATGAAAGAATACACGGTATATGTGAAACAAAGGCCTTATCTCCATGCATTCTTGGAGAGAGTATCAGAGATGTTTGAAGTAGTTATTTTTACTGCCAGCCAGAGCATATATGCGAAGCAACTACTTGATATATTGGATCCTGATGGAAGATTTATCTCTCGTCGCATGTATAGAGAATCATGCCTTTTCTCAGATGGAAATTACACAAAAGATCTTACTATATTAGGTGTTGATCTTGCAAAAGTTGCTATAATTGATAATTCACCTCAG GTTTTCCGGTTGCAAGTGAATAATGGTATTCCTATAAAGAGTTGGTTTGATGATCCATTAGATTGCGCACTGATGTCACTACTTCCTTTTCTTGAGACCTTGGCTGATGCTGATGATGTCCGCCCTATCATAGCAAAGAGATATG AATTGGTTCCCCTTTCTTCTCAGTTGACAAATGTGGAGTTCTGTGTTTCTCTCAAAAG CCGTATCAGTGTAACCCTCTCCAGAGTATCGACTTATAAGTCAACCTTAGTGCAGTGGACTTGTTTGAG GTCTgtgaagaaaattttattagattatcCCTCTAATGGCTGTTTGATAG AATTCGAACTTTGGGACCAACTTTCTCTATTCCAAAAAATTCAGCCACAACTTCCTTTTTATTTAGTAAAACATATTTGGGCCtttgttgaaatttttgaaCTCTATAAAGGAACATCctaa
- the LOC108331540 gene encoding uncharacterized protein LOC108331540 isoform X5 produces the protein MPSLKMKSKVSVSCLTETKDLHVCSKSKVIAKSPCSKIMISTQKAEIDTTYLDVSSRTQPKDIACDQSVDSKEFLDKEKSESEHQFSVCSSVLGKMELTNPCTASLETIFSPAFEPIEDHSQHYTEKDAGSIGDANLEGLGADEGRTICGYETCDVSDFYISDMIITSLPFGGNSFDDDISETNCLSDYASAEPSMFTASEQYMILPALEDDIKVGCTSDLISFEETVMVRESASLYSAMCQIRSCNQELDVKSDLDKSECFDPQSFIKNLPDLSEIEGNGQPTLIPKQSPRRKSITLVLDLDETLVHSTLEHCDDADFTFSVFFNMKEYTVYVKQRPYLHAFLERVSEMFEVVIFTASQSIYAKQLLDILDPDGRFISRRMYRESCLFSDGNYTKDLTILGVDLAKVAIIDNSPQVFRLQVNNGIPIKSWFDDPLDCALMSLLPFLETLADADDVRPIIAKRYELVPLSSQLTNVEFCVSLKRSVKKILLDYPSNGCLIEFELWDQLSLFQKIQPQLPFYLVKHIWAFVEIFELYKGTS, from the exons ATGCCATCCCTAAAAATGAAGAGCAAAGTAAGCGTGAGCTGTTTAACAGAAACAAAGGACCTTCATGTGTGTTCGAAATCAAAAGTTATCGCCAAAAGCCCATGTTCTAAAATCATGATCTCTACACAGAAGGCTGAAATAGACACTACTTACCTAGATG TTTCCTCAAGGACACAGCCGAAAGACATAGCATGCGATCAATCTGTTGACAGCAAAGAATTTCTGGATAAAGAGAAGTCTGAATCAGAGCACCAATTTTCTGTTTGTTCTTCTGTCCTGGGAAAAATG GAACTAACCAACCCCTGTACAGCAAGCttagaaacaatattttctCCTGCTTTTGAGCCCATTGAAGATCATTCACAACATTATACTGAAAAAGATGCAG GGAGCATTGGTGATGCAAACTTGGAAGGACTGGGAGCTGATGAGGGAAGAACCATATGTGGTTATGAGACATGTGATGTGTCTGACTTTTACATTTCTGACATGATCATTACAAGCTTACCCTTTGGTGGAAATTCCTTTGATGATGATATCAGTGAAACCAACTGTCTATCTGATTATGCATCTGCTGAGCCTTCCATGTTTACTGCATCTGAACAGTACATGATCCTGCCTGCTCTCGAAGATGATATTAAAGTTGGCTGTACTTCTGATCTCATATCATTTGAAGAAACTGTGATGGTTCGAGAAAGTGCCAGTTTGTATTCGGCAATGTGTCAGATAAGATCCTGCAACCAGGAGTTAGATGTTAAAAGTGACTTGGATAAATCAGAGTGCTTTGATCCACAATCATTTATCAAGAATCTACCAGATCTATCAGAAATAGAAGGGAATGGGCAGCCAACCCTAATTCCTAAGCAATCTccaagaagaaaatcaataacTCTAGTGCTTGATTTAGATg AAACGCTTGTTCATTCTACACTGGAACACTGTGATGATGCGGATTTCACTTTTAGTGTTTTCTTCAATATGAAAGAATACACGGTATATGTGAAACAAAGGCCTTATCTCCATGCATTCTTGGAGAGAGTATCAGAGATGTTTGAAGTAGTTATTTTTACTGCCAGCCAGAGCATATATGCGAAGCAACTACTTGATATATTGGATCCTGATGGAAGATTTATCTCTCGTCGCATGTATAGAGAATCATGCCTTTTCTCAGATGGAAATTACACAAAAGATCTTACTATATTAGGTGTTGATCTTGCAAAAGTTGCTATAATTGATAATTCACCTCAG GTTTTCCGGTTGCAAGTGAATAATGGTATTCCTATAAAGAGTTGGTTTGATGATCCATTAGATTGCGCACTGATGTCACTACTTCCTTTTCTTGAGACCTTGGCTGATGCTGATGATGTCCGCCCTATCATAGCAAAGAGATATG AATTGGTTCCCCTTTCTTCTCAGTTGACAAATGTGGAGTTCTGTGTTTCTCTCAAAAG GTCTgtgaagaaaattttattagattatcCCTCTAATGGCTGTTTGATAG AATTCGAACTTTGGGACCAACTTTCTCTATTCCAAAAAATTCAGCCACAACTTCCTTTTTATTTAGTAAAACATATTTGGGCCtttgttgaaatttttgaaCTCTATAAAGGAACATCctaa
- the LOC108331540 gene encoding uncharacterized protein LOC108331540 isoform X8 — MPSLKMKSKVSVSCLTETKDLHVCSKSKVIAKSPCSKIMISTQKAEIDTTYLDVSSRTQPKDIACDQSVDSKEFLDKEKSESEHQFSVCSSVLGKMELTNPCTASLETIFSPAFEPIEDHSQHYTEKDAGSIGDANLEGLGADEGRTICGYETCDVSDFYISDMIITSLPFGGNSFDDDISETNCLSDYASAEPSMFTASEQYMILPALEDDIKVGCTSDLISFEETVMVRESASLYSAMCQIRSCNQELDVKSDLDKSECFDPQSFIKNLPDLSEIEGNGQPTLIPKQSPRRKSITLVLDLDETLVHSTLEHCDDADFTFSVFFNMKEYTVYVKQRPYLHAFLERVSEMFEVVIFTASQSIYAKQLLDILDPDGRFISRRMYRESCLFSDGNYTKDLTILGVDLAKVAIIDNSPQVFRLQVNNGIPIKSWFDDPLDCALMSLLPFLETLADADDVRPIIAKRYELVPLSSQLTNVEFCVSLKSRISVTLSRVSTYKSTLVQWTCLRNPEDMLIILP; from the exons ATGCCATCCCTAAAAATGAAGAGCAAAGTAAGCGTGAGCTGTTTAACAGAAACAAAGGACCTTCATGTGTGTTCGAAATCAAAAGTTATCGCCAAAAGCCCATGTTCTAAAATCATGATCTCTACACAGAAGGCTGAAATAGACACTACTTACCTAGATG TTTCCTCAAGGACACAGCCGAAAGACATAGCATGCGATCAATCTGTTGACAGCAAAGAATTTCTGGATAAAGAGAAGTCTGAATCAGAGCACCAATTTTCTGTTTGTTCTTCTGTCCTGGGAAAAATG GAACTAACCAACCCCTGTACAGCAAGCttagaaacaatattttctCCTGCTTTTGAGCCCATTGAAGATCATTCACAACATTATACTGAAAAAGATGCAG GGAGCATTGGTGATGCAAACTTGGAAGGACTGGGAGCTGATGAGGGAAGAACCATATGTGGTTATGAGACATGTGATGTGTCTGACTTTTACATTTCTGACATGATCATTACAAGCTTACCCTTTGGTGGAAATTCCTTTGATGATGATATCAGTGAAACCAACTGTCTATCTGATTATGCATCTGCTGAGCCTTCCATGTTTACTGCATCTGAACAGTACATGATCCTGCCTGCTCTCGAAGATGATATTAAAGTTGGCTGTACTTCTGATCTCATATCATTTGAAGAAACTGTGATGGTTCGAGAAAGTGCCAGTTTGTATTCGGCAATGTGTCAGATAAGATCCTGCAACCAGGAGTTAGATGTTAAAAGTGACTTGGATAAATCAGAGTGCTTTGATCCACAATCATTTATCAAGAATCTACCAGATCTATCAGAAATAGAAGGGAATGGGCAGCCAACCCTAATTCCTAAGCAATCTccaagaagaaaatcaataacTCTAGTGCTTGATTTAGATg AAACGCTTGTTCATTCTACACTGGAACACTGTGATGATGCGGATTTCACTTTTAGTGTTTTCTTCAATATGAAAGAATACACGGTATATGTGAAACAAAGGCCTTATCTCCATGCATTCTTGGAGAGAGTATCAGAGATGTTTGAAGTAGTTATTTTTACTGCCAGCCAGAGCATATATGCGAAGCAACTACTTGATATATTGGATCCTGATGGAAGATTTATCTCTCGTCGCATGTATAGAGAATCATGCCTTTTCTCAGATGGAAATTACACAAAAGATCTTACTATATTAGGTGTTGATCTTGCAAAAGTTGCTATAATTGATAATTCACCTCAG GTTTTCCGGTTGCAAGTGAATAATGGTATTCCTATAAAGAGTTGGTTTGATGATCCATTAGATTGCGCACTGATGTCACTACTTCCTTTTCTTGAGACCTTGGCTGATGCTGATGATGTCCGCCCTATCATAGCAAAGAGATATG AATTGGTTCCCCTTTCTTCTCAGTTGACAAATGTGGAGTTCTGTGTTTCTCTCAAAAG CCGTATCAGTGTAACCCTCTCCAGAGTATCGACTTATAAGTCAACCTTAGTGCAGTGGACTTGTTTGAG GAATCCAGAAGATATGTTAATTATATTGCCATAA
- the LOC108331540 gene encoding uncharacterized protein LOC108331540 isoform X13 → MPSLKMKSKVSVSCLTETKDLHVCSKSKVIAKSPCSKIMISTQKAEIDTTYLDVSSRTQPKDIACDQSVDSKEFLDKEKSESEHQFSVCSSVLGKMELTNPCTASLETIFSPAFEPIEDHSQHYTEKDAGSIGDANLEGLGADEGRTICGYETCDVSDFYISDMIITSLPFGGNSFDDDISETNCLSDYASAEPSMFTASEQYMILPALEDDIKVGCTSDLISFEETVMVRESASLYSAMCQIRSCNQELDVKSDLDKSECFDPQSFIKNLPDLSEIEGNGQPTLIPKQSPRRKSITLVLDLDETLVHSTLEHCDDADFTFSVFFNMKEYTVYVKQRPYLHAFLERVSEMFEVVIFTASQSIYAKQLLDILDPDGRFISRRMYRESCLFSDGNYTKDLTILGVDLAKVAIIDNSPQVFRLQVNNGIPIKSWFDDPLDCALMSLLPFLETLADADDVRPIIAKRYELVPLSSQLTNVEFCVSLKRNPEDMLIILP, encoded by the exons ATGCCATCCCTAAAAATGAAGAGCAAAGTAAGCGTGAGCTGTTTAACAGAAACAAAGGACCTTCATGTGTGTTCGAAATCAAAAGTTATCGCCAAAAGCCCATGTTCTAAAATCATGATCTCTACACAGAAGGCTGAAATAGACACTACTTACCTAGATG TTTCCTCAAGGACACAGCCGAAAGACATAGCATGCGATCAATCTGTTGACAGCAAAGAATTTCTGGATAAAGAGAAGTCTGAATCAGAGCACCAATTTTCTGTTTGTTCTTCTGTCCTGGGAAAAATG GAACTAACCAACCCCTGTACAGCAAGCttagaaacaatattttctCCTGCTTTTGAGCCCATTGAAGATCATTCACAACATTATACTGAAAAAGATGCAG GGAGCATTGGTGATGCAAACTTGGAAGGACTGGGAGCTGATGAGGGAAGAACCATATGTGGTTATGAGACATGTGATGTGTCTGACTTTTACATTTCTGACATGATCATTACAAGCTTACCCTTTGGTGGAAATTCCTTTGATGATGATATCAGTGAAACCAACTGTCTATCTGATTATGCATCTGCTGAGCCTTCCATGTTTACTGCATCTGAACAGTACATGATCCTGCCTGCTCTCGAAGATGATATTAAAGTTGGCTGTACTTCTGATCTCATATCATTTGAAGAAACTGTGATGGTTCGAGAAAGTGCCAGTTTGTATTCGGCAATGTGTCAGATAAGATCCTGCAACCAGGAGTTAGATGTTAAAAGTGACTTGGATAAATCAGAGTGCTTTGATCCACAATCATTTATCAAGAATCTACCAGATCTATCAGAAATAGAAGGGAATGGGCAGCCAACCCTAATTCCTAAGCAATCTccaagaagaaaatcaataacTCTAGTGCTTGATTTAGATg AAACGCTTGTTCATTCTACACTGGAACACTGTGATGATGCGGATTTCACTTTTAGTGTTTTCTTCAATATGAAAGAATACACGGTATATGTGAAACAAAGGCCTTATCTCCATGCATTCTTGGAGAGAGTATCAGAGATGTTTGAAGTAGTTATTTTTACTGCCAGCCAGAGCATATATGCGAAGCAACTACTTGATATATTGGATCCTGATGGAAGATTTATCTCTCGTCGCATGTATAGAGAATCATGCCTTTTCTCAGATGGAAATTACACAAAAGATCTTACTATATTAGGTGTTGATCTTGCAAAAGTTGCTATAATTGATAATTCACCTCAG GTTTTCCGGTTGCAAGTGAATAATGGTATTCCTATAAAGAGTTGGTTTGATGATCCATTAGATTGCGCACTGATGTCACTACTTCCTTTTCTTGAGACCTTGGCTGATGCTGATGATGTCCGCCCTATCATAGCAAAGAGATATG AATTGGTTCCCCTTTCTTCTCAGTTGACAAATGTGGAGTTCTGTGTTTCTCTCAAAAG GAATCCAGAAGATATGTTAATTATATTGCCATAA